A portion of the Malania oleifera isolate guangnan ecotype guangnan chromosome 3, ASM2987363v1, whole genome shotgun sequence genome contains these proteins:
- the LOC131151592 gene encoding mitochondrial import receptor subunit TOM9-2-like, whose product MAAQGRKGNGEGVLARVSSTISQSPIVYQGRRAASDASYVTKRLLKSTGKAAWIAGTTFLILVVPLIIEMDREQQLTELELQQASLLGTPPVAPQK is encoded by the coding sequence ATGGCGGCTCAGGGCAGAAAAGGTAACGGCGAGGGCGTTCTTGCTAGGGTTTCTAGCACCATATCGCAGTCTCCAATCGTGTACCAAGGGAGAAGAGCGGCCTCCGACGCTTCGTACGTGACGAAGAGGCTGCTAAAGAGCACAGGCAAGGCGGCGTGGATCGCTGGCACCACCTTTCTTATATTGGTCGTCCCTCTCATCATTGAGATGGACCGCGAGCAGCAGCTCACCGAGCTCGAGCTTCAGCAGGCAAGCCTCCTTGGCACCCCTCCTGTCGCTCCTCAAAAGTAA
- the LOC131151593 gene encoding two-component response regulator ORR9-like, with product MAGADIQFHVLAVDDSIIDRMLIERLLRTSSFQVTAVDSGSKALEFLGLREDEERGPNPLVSSNHHSPEISINLIITDYSMPGMTGYDLLKKIKETKSLKDIPVVVMSSENVPSRITRCLEEGADEFFLKPVQLSDVNKLRPHLLKRRAV from the exons ATGGCTGGTGCAGATATTCAGTTTCATGTTTTGGCAGTTGATGACAGCATCATTGACAGAATGCTAATTGAAAGGCTCCTCAGGACCTCATCATTTCAAG TTACTGCAGTGGATTCAGGAAGCAAGGCTCTGGAGTTTCTGGGTTTGCGAGAGGATGAAGAAAGAGGTCCGAACCCTCTTGTTTCATCAAACCATCACAGCCCA GAAATCTCTATCAATTTGATCATTACAGATTATAGCATGCCGGGAATGACAGGTTATGATCTTCTTAAAAAGATAAAG GAAACCAAATCACTCAAAGACATACCAGTCGTGGTCATGTCCTCTGAGAATGTGCCTTCAAGGATTACCAG ATGTTTGGAAGAAGGTGCAGATGAGTTCTTCCTGAAGCCAGTTCAGTTGTCAGACGTGAACAAGCTTAGACCCCATTTGCTAAAAAGAAGAGCTGTCTAA